From Cheilinus undulatus linkage group 17, ASM1832078v1, whole genome shotgun sequence, one genomic window encodes:
- the LOC121525178 gene encoding TBC1 domain family member 10A-like: protein MAKTEQGNGLEMRGSTEKLTDNGTASFHGSDPEVNGNGITEEIVVDKYGFTGGAQQSSRATAEEVPHEVLRHRESKWLEMLNSWDKWMAKKHKKVKERCQKGIPPSLRGRAWLYLTGGKVRREQNQGKFQALDDQPGDPKWVDIIERDLHRQFPFHEMFAARGGHGQQDLLRVLKAYTLHRPEEGYCQAQAPIAALLLMHMPAEDAFWVLVQICEKYLPGYYSTGLEAIQLDGEILNALLRRVSPVAHRHLKKHKLEPILYMTEWFMCAFSRTLPWASVLRVWDMFLCEGVKILFKVGLVLLKCMLGSQEKLKTCQGLYETMELLRAIQPQYMQESFLVREVIELDVSERDIEKEHHAQLKRWKESRGELHCKSPPRMHGAKAIMAAEPPSRQDLRQRPTIIVESPLASETDRGRVEDSKENRKTKEETEKKTSQEIVNPYLPPADPSPLLNHVSIQGSKESLSSAEHDTYL, encoded by the exons ATGGCAAAAACCGAGCAGGGAAATGGACTTGAAATGCGGGGTAGCACCGAGAAGCTGACAGATAATGGGACTGCCAGCTTTCATGGGTCCGACCCAGAGGTAAACGGTAATGGCATCACCGAGGAGATTGTGGTGGACAAGTACGGCTTCACAGGAGGAGCCCAGCAGTCCTCCAGAGCCAC TGCGGAAGAAGTCCCACATGAGGTGCTGAGGCATCGAGAGTCAAAATGGTTGGAGATGCTCAACAGCTGGGACAAGTGGATGgccaaaaaacacaagaag GTTAAAGAGCGCTGTCAGAAGGGAATCCCTCCCTCTCTGCGTGGCCGGGCCTGGCTCTACCTCACAGGAGGAAAAGTAAGAAGGGAACAAAATCAGGGCAAATTCCAG gcaCTGGATGATCAGCCTGGGGATCCTAAATGGGTTGATATCATAGAACGGGACCTTCATCGACAGTTtccttttcatgaaatgtttgcaGCCAGAGGAGGTCATGG GCAGCAGGATCTTCTGCGCGTGCTGAAGGCGTATACTCTTCATCGTCCTGAGGAGGGTTACTGTCAGGCTCAAGCTCCCATTGCTGCTTTACTTCTGATGCATATGCCTGCAGAG GATGCATTCTGGGTCCTAGTGCAGATCTGTGAGAAATACCTGCCGGGATATTACAGTACAGGCCTG GAGGCGATCCAGCTGGATGGGGAGATCCTCAACGCTCTGCTGCGTCGGGTGTCTCCAGTGGCCCACCGTCACCTGAAGAAGCACAAGTTGGAGCCCATCCTGTACATGACTGAGTGGTTCATGTGTGCCTTCTCTCGGACACTGCCATGGGCCTCGGTGCTGCGTGTGTGGGACATGTTCCTCTGTGAGG GAGTCAAAATTCTCTTCAAAGTCGGCCTCGTTCTCCTGAAATGCATGTTGGGATCTCAAGAAAAGCTAAAAACCTGTCAAGGTCTTTATGAAACAATGGAGCTGCTCCGAGCCATACAGCCGCAGTACATGCAGGAGAGCTTCCTGGTGCGCGAG GTTATTGAGTTAGACGTGTCAGAGAGAGACATTGAGAAGGAGCACCACGCTCAGCTGAAGCGCTGGAAGGAGTCTCGTGGAGAACTCCACTGCAAGTCTCCTCCCAGGATGCATGGTGCGAAGGCCATCATGGCTGCAGAGCCGCCCAGTAGACAGGACCTGAGGCAGAGGCCCACCATCATCGTGGAGTCTCCTCTGGCATCTGAAACAGACAGGGGGAGAGTAGAGGACTCCAAGGAGAACAGAAAGACTaaagaggagacagagaagaaaacatCACAGGAGATTGTTAATCCTTACCTTCCTCCTGCTGACCCCTCACCTCTCCTCAATCACGTGAGCATACAAGGGTCCAAAGAGAGTCTGAGCAGTGCAGAGCATGACACTTACCTGTAA